Proteins encoded together in one Diabrotica undecimpunctata isolate CICGRU chromosome 3, icDiaUnde3, whole genome shotgun sequence window:
- the LOC140436258 gene encoding uncharacterized protein yields the protein MVSKFLMFYCISMYVIVYSSAIYNHEDESIAMRAKRNLLCREKRYLQKQPMSSELRNFIKRHKRSARSTKPRIKHSIEDNMYVFKNGNIVPLSKIKKRNKEDRNNTIDDLDARQKGPYTVLPLIVPVTPDACEESTQTTTTTKPTTVKTTCIAVSASTQTTNTPFVYSGRHQPVEEIDVEQEEYEEEKKSTTHILNKVIQDVQELIKLQNEPKLDGEATLCNVTGDWDSYAGGMQIRIARRSQMRSLKATIVPKEPPGEGFLCDSDWNVTAIMPFQYSYMIAIIALSEKGKRVAMFSGECRSCEGSDTISGYWMLRRKAKNCKDREEANQFISDVLRKNNVRKLQKEHLAVISPTTAHHVNNDDSDF from the exons ATGGTATCaaagtttttaatgttttattgtatttcgATGTACGTTATTGTGTATTCATCTGCGATCTATAATCATGAAGACGAATCCATTGCAATGAGAGCAAAAAGAAATTTACTCTGTAGAGAAAAACGGTATTTACAAAAACAACCGATGAGTAGTGAATTAAGAAATTTCATTAAAAGACATAAGCGTAGCGCAAGATCTACCAAACCAAGAATTAAACATTCTATCGAAGATAATATGTACGTCTTTAAGAACGGAAATATAGTGCCTctaagcaaaattaaaaaaagaaataaagaagacaGAAATAATACCATTGATGATTTGGACGCTAGACAAAAGGGACCATATACGGTACTACCATTAATAGTACCAGTCACACCAGATGCCTGTGAAGAAAGTACTCAAACTACAACAACAACCAAGCCAACAACAGTTAAAACCACTTGCATAGCTGTATCTGCATCTACCCAAACCACCAATACACCTTTTGTTTATTCAGGCCGTCACCAACCAGTTGAAGAAATAGATGTAGAACAAGAAGAATACGAAGAGGAGAAAAAATCAACGACGcatatattaaataaagtaatacaaGATGtccaggagttaattaaattgcAGAACGAACCGAAACTTGACGGTGAAGCAACTTTGTGTAACGTTACAGGTGACTGGGATAGTTACGCGGGAGGCATGCAAATTAGAATTGCTCGTCGTAGCCAAATGAGGAGTCTCAAAGCTACCATAGTACCAAAGGAACCGCCTGGAGAAGGATTTTTATGCGATAGCGACTGGAACGTCACAGCCATAATGCCTTTCCAATATTCTTATATGATAGCGATTATTGCTTTATCTGAAAAAG GTAAACGCGTAGCAATGTTTTCCGGAGAATGCAGAAGCTGTGAAGGTTCTGATACTATTAGTGGATACTGGATGTTACGGCGCAAAGCGAAGAATTGTAAAGATCGAGAAGAAGCAAATCAGTTTATAAGTGACGTTTTGAGAAAGAATAACGTTAGAAAATTACAGAAAGAACATCTTGCAGTGATTTCACCTACTACTGCGCATCATGTTAATAATGACGACAgtgatttttaa